In Erigeron canadensis isolate Cc75 chromosome 1, C_canadensis_v1, whole genome shotgun sequence, a single window of DNA contains:
- the LOC122611323 gene encoding polygalacturonase 1 beta-like protein 3 — protein MHKFNILLSFILIFFFFSSSSSSINVVAESEDDPFTPKAYIIRYWKKQISNDLPKPTFLIEKSSPLTAIQTASFSKLAGDQTSLSANLPSFCSAANLLCFPDVAPSLEKHSGDVNFKLYSDKNFTNYGSGRLGGSDSFKNYSDDGNAALNSFRRYSRDSVGHDDKFTAYARDTNVPDESFNGYGTKATGGNGDFNGYADNVNVPNMRFTSYSDDVNGRHQTFKGYSVNANAGDQSFTSYGKKGNGAVNVFKSYGNNSNVIGSGFSGYGENGNGANDSFTSYGDNGNVPENNFRSYGVNGNAAVDTFSSYRDQSNVGDDNFKSYARNSNGAEQNFVNYGNSFNEGTDKFSSYGGGTTMNQKFGFKGYGVNNTFKDYADKNRASFSTYATPAAAADKLAAEKLKIQARGKNVNKWIEPGKFFRERNMKTGTIMDMPDIKDKMPKRSFLPRVILSKLPFSSSKVTELKKIFHAEDESSMATLITESLNECERKPSQGESKRCVGSVEDMIDFATSILGRDVVVRTTENTNGSGQKVKVGEVRKINGGKITKSVSCHQSLFPYLLYYCHSVPKVRVYEADLLDPNSGSKINHGVAICHIDTSAWSKTHGAFLSLGSEPGKIEVCHWIFENDMTWAVAD, from the exons atgcacAAATTTAACATCTTATTATCATTCATtctcatcttcttctttttctcttcatcatcttcatccatcAAT gttGTTGCGGAATCAGAAGATGACCCATTTACCCCAAAGGCATATATAATCAGATACTGGAAAAAACAGATCTCAAATGACTTACCAAAACCCACATTCTTAATTGAAAAATCATCCCCCTTAACCGCCATCCAAACGGCGTCGTTTTCGAAACTCGCCGGCGACCAAACCTCTCTTTCCGCCAACCTTCCGTCGTTTTGCTCCGCCGCTAATCTGCTCTGTTTTCCAGATGTCGCCCCCAGCCTTGAAAAACATTCCGGCGATGTCAACTTCAAATTGTATTCGGATAAGAATTTCACCAACTACGGGTCGGGTCGGCTCGGTGGGTCCGACTCGTTTAAGAACTACTCCGATGATGGTAATGCAGCACTTAATTCATTCAGACGATACTCACGTGACTCTGTGGGCCACGATGATAAGTTTACCGCTTACGCACGTGACACTAACGTCCCTGACGAGAGCTTTAACGGTTACGGAACGAAAGCTACCGGCGGTAACGGCGACTTTAACGGATATGCTGACAACGTTAATGTTCCCAACATGAGGTTTACTTCATATTCGGATGACGTCAACGGACGTCATCAGACTTTCAAAGGCTACTCCGTTAACGCTAACGCTGGGGATCAATCTTTTACCAGTTACGGTAAAAAAGGTAATGGTGCGGTAAATGTGTTTAAATCGTACGGTAATAATTCCAATGTTATCGGTTCCGGATTTTCCGGATACGGTGAAAACGGTAACGGCGCTAACGATAGTTTTACTTCTTACGGAGATAACGGTAACGTTCCTGAGAATAACTTCAGGAGTTACGGCGTTAACGGTAACGCCGCTGTTGATACATTTTCAAGTTATCGTGATCAGTCAAATGTGGGTGACGATAATTTCAAATCTTACGCGAGAAATTCAAATGGGGCGGAACAGAATTTTGTTAACTATGGGAATTCGTTTAATGAAGGGACGGATAAGTTTTCCAGCTACGGCGGCGGTACGACGATGAATCAGAAATTTGGGTTTAAGGGTTATGGGGTAAATAACACGTTTAAGGATTATGCCGATAAGAATCGGGCTTCTTTTTCCACGTATGCAACACCGGCGGCGGCGGCGGATAAATTGGCGGCGGAGAAATTGAAAATTCAGGCCAggggtaaaaatgtaaataagtgGATAGAACCGGGTAAgttttttagagagagaaataTGAAGACAGGGACTATAATGGACATGCCGGATATTAAAGATAAGATGCCTAAAAGGTCATTTTTACCGAGGGTAATTCTATCAAAGTTACCGTTTTCTTCGTCCAAAGTTACGGAGTTAAAAAAGATATTTCACGCGGAAGATGAATCCAGCATGGCAACTTTGATAACTGAGTCATTGAACGAGTGTGAAAGGAAACCGAGTCAAGGTGAGTCCAAAAGGTGTGTTGGATCGGTAGAAGACATGATTGATTTCGCTACAAGTATTCTGGGAAGAGATGTTGTGGTTCGGACAACGGAGAACACAAATGGTTCTGGTCAAAAGGTTAAAGTCGGAGAGGTAAGAAAAATTAACGGTGGTAAAATCACAAAGTCAGTTTCTTGTCATCAAAGTTTATTTCCTTACTTGCTTTATTATTGTCACTCCGTTCCGAAGGTTCGGGTTTACGAAGCGGATTTACTTGACCCAAACTCGGGGTCAAAGATTAACCATGGGGTCGCGATTTGTCATATTGACACGTCGGCTTGGAGTAAGACCCATGGGGCTTTTCTTTCACTTGGGTCGGAGCCCGGTAAGATTGAAGTTTGTCATTGGATCTTTGAGAATGATATGACCTGGGCTGTTGCTGATTAA